Proteins encoded by one window of Planktothrix serta PCC 8927:
- a CDS encoding TIGR02450 family Trp-rich protein, protein MAKKQKFPYLLGSKWTANQKNWGWRHFQVVNRKNQGKWVFAELVASCDPTVRFWLNAQQLQDRALWQPGWQSTQELEDID, encoded by the coding sequence ATGGCAAAAAAGCAAAAATTCCCTTATCTGTTAGGATCAAAATGGACAGCAAATCAAAAAAACTGGGGTTGGAGGCATTTCCAAGTGGTTAACCGCAAAAATCAAGGAAAATGGGTATTTGCTGAACTCGTAGCCTCCTGTGACCCAACAGTACGATTTTGGTTAAATGCCCAACAACTTCAAGATCGTGCGTTATGGCAACCGGGATGGCAATCTACACAGGAACTTGAAGACATTGATTAA
- the petE gene encoding plastocyanin: protein MNRIVSLSKQVALVLSVAFLMISTFVFGAASASAETYTVKMGADSGMLQFVPSKITVKSGDSIKFVNNKLPPHNMVVDKAKSADAGVAEKLSHKKSLFSPGESFEIAFTDDMPAGVYPFYCEPHRGAGMVGQIVLTK, encoded by the coding sequence ATGAATCGAATTGTTTCACTGTCCAAGCAGGTCGCTCTTGTTCTGTCTGTGGCCTTTTTAATGATTAGCACGTTTGTTTTCGGTGCTGCTTCCGCTTCCGCAGAAACCTATACTGTTAAAATGGGTGCTGATAGTGGAATGTTACAATTTGTGCCTAGCAAAATCACGGTAAAATCCGGCGATAGTATTAAGTTTGTCAATAACAAACTTCCTCCCCATAATATGGTTGTTGATAAAGCCAAATCTGCTGATGCTGGCGTTGCTGAAAAGCTTTCTCATAAGAAATCCCTTTTCAGTCCGGGTGAATCTTTTGAAATTGCTTTTACCGATGATATGCCTGCTGGTGTTTATCCCTTCTACTGTGAACCCCATCGCGGTGCTGGTATGGTGGGACAAATCGTTCTAACTAAATAA